One Thermococcus sp. MV5 genomic region harbors:
- a CDS encoding DUF4268 domain-containing protein: MGKKKLNIPTIIFKTMSYIVIKDNNILEIIEEKDFSADNREKYLHKLIEEYPQIILGDIIEREVKTLASRLRLPSGGELDLLLIDSSGRLTIVELKKGKGHREAITQLLDYASDLQQMNEDEIFGSGKTKFNSLKDAFRTFYEDEEEYSYEEFRHIFLKSINDPKEIQLVLVSYDLGDDTKRLVEWLKYFKVRIFCVEFEYYKSENKEIFVPKLVGFEDIQKKSNEELTERQKKYLMFFSEILSRFKEIKVGVTERKATYNHWLLIPAGFGSIHFEWIFRGKEPNKVLEVGLHFEYDDETLNQKLLDYFKSKENELKKEIRDIKFGKFGKKWRKIYAEKLVGSLDNALNDEKVKEWAIMTMVKFYEVFKEKEEINKAMQILNQV, from the coding sequence TTGGGAAAGAAAAAATTAAATATTCCAACAATTATATTTAAAACTATGAGCTATATTGTTATTAAAGACAATAATATACTAGAAATAATTGAGGAAAAAGATTTTTCAGCAGATAATAGAGAAAAGTACTTACATAAGTTAATCGAAGAATATCCACAAATAATTTTAGGAGATATCATAGAAAGGGAAGTCAAAACATTAGCAAGCCGTTTAAGACTACCGAGTGGTGGGGAGTTGGATCTCCTATTAATAGATTCCAGTGGAAGGCTCACTATAGTGGAATTAAAAAAAGGTAAGGGACACAGAGAAGCCATTACTCAGTTACTTGACTATGCCTCTGACCTTCAGCAGATGAATGAAGACGAAATTTTTGGTTCTGGAAAAACTAAATTCAATTCTTTGAAAGATGCCTTTAGAACTTTTTATGAAGATGAAGAGGAGTACAGCTACGAGGAGTTTAGACATATTTTTTTAAAATCTATCAACGATCCCAAGGAAATTCAACTTGTCTTGGTTTCATATGACCTTGGTGATGACACTAAGAGACTTGTAGAATGGCTTAAGTATTTTAAAGTAAGAATATTTTGTGTAGAATTTGAGTACTATAAGAGTGAAAACAAGGAGATATTTGTTCCAAAGCTAGTAGGTTTTGAAGATATTCAGAAAAAGAGTAACGAAGAGCTAACAGAGAGACAAAAGAAATACTTAATGTTCTTTTCCGAAATACTCTCACGATTTAAAGAAATTAAAGTGGGAGTAACTGAACGAAAAGCAACCTACAATCATTGGTTGCTAATTCCAGCTGGATTTGGTTCGATTCATTTTGAATGGATTTTCAGGGGGAAAGAACCAAATAAGGTGTTAGAAGTTGGATTGCACTTTGAATATGATGACGAAACACTAAACCAAAAACTGCTTGATTATTTCAAGTCTAAAGAAAATGAGCTCAAAAAAGAGATAAGAGACATAAAGTTTGGAAAATTTGGAAAAAAGTGGAGAAAAATTTATGCTGAAAAGTTAGTAGGCAGTTTAGATAATGCATTAAATGACGAAAAAGTAAAAGAATGGGCCATAATGACAATGGTCAAGTTCTACGAAGTTTTCAAAGAAAAAGAAGAAATAAACAAGGCCATGCAGATACTAAACCAAGTGTGA
- a CDS encoding hydrogenase 3 maturation endopeptidase HyCI, with protein MELREFFSNVEKVVICGIGNDTRGDDAFGVYVVERLKERVFNPKVVFLNCAEMPESYAGKIIRERPSHVVFIDAVHFEGKPGEIVLADPEGTLGEAFSTHRMPLKLLVGYLKQNIDAKFLLIGAQPKQIGFFVEMSEELKESAKKLVDVLEQILSEI; from the coding sequence ATGGAACTTAGGGAATTCTTTTCGAATGTTGAAAAAGTAGTGATATGCGGCATTGGAAACGATACTAGAGGAGACGATGCCTTTGGAGTGTATGTTGTAGAAAGGTTAAAAGAAAGGGTCTTCAATCCTAAAGTGGTTTTTCTTAACTGTGCTGAAATGCCAGAGAGTTATGCAGGGAAAATCATCAGAGAACGGCCTTCTCACGTGGTTTTTATTGATGCAGTGCATTTTGAAGGGAAACCAGGCGAAATAGTTTTAGCAGACCCTGAGGGGACACTAGGAGAGGCATTTTCAACTCATAGAATGCCATTAAAGCTTTTGGTAGGTTATTTGAAGCAAAATATAGATGCTAAATTCCTCCTTATAGGAGCACAGCCAAAGCAGATTGGATTTTTTGTAGAGATGAGTGAAGAATTGAAAGAAAGTGCAAAAAAACTTGTGGATGTATTAGAACAAATTTTGAGTGAAATTTAG
- a CDS encoding Mrp/NBP35 family ATP-binding protein, whose product MIDPRIKAVEARLEKVKRIIPVVSGKGGVGKSMVSTTLALLLARKGYKVGLLDLDFHGASDHVILGFEPKEFPEEDRGIIPPEVHGIRFMSIVYYSEDKPTPLRGMEISDALIELLAITRWEDLDFLIIDMPPGMGDQFLDVLRFLRKGEFLVVATPSKLAINVVKKLLELLKEQNLEIVGIVENMTFDGGKEIRNLAKEFEIPYLVEVPLYKDLDARVGNIEELLKSEFAKKIEEVIKAL is encoded by the coding sequence GTGATTGACCCTAGAATAAAGGCCGTTGAAGCAAGGCTTGAGAAAGTCAAGAGAATTATTCCTGTAGTGAGTGGCAAGGGAGGAGTAGGCAAATCAATGGTATCCACAACACTAGCATTGCTCTTAGCACGGAAAGGTTACAAAGTTGGTCTTCTAGATTTAGACTTTCATGGGGCAAGCGATCATGTTATCCTTGGATTTGAACCCAAAGAATTCCCTGAAGAGGATAGAGGAATTATTCCACCAGAGGTTCATGGAATTAGGTTCATGAGTATTGTATATTACTCCGAAGATAAACCGACTCCACTTAGGGGGATGGAGATAAGCGACGCTTTAATAGAGCTCTTAGCTATAACCAGATGGGAAGACTTGGACTTTTTGATCATTGACATGCCCCCTGGAATGGGAGATCAGTTCCTTGACGTTTTGAGATTTCTCAGGAAAGGGGAATTCCTTGTTGTTGCAACTCCTTCAAAACTTGCTATTAACGTTGTCAAAAAGCTACTTGAACTTTTAAAGGAACAGAACCTCGAAATAGTAGGCATTGTGGAAAATATGACATTTGATGGAGGAAAGGAAATCAGAAATCTTGCCAAAGAATTCGAGATCCCTTACTTAGTAGAGGTCCCACTTTACAAAGATTTAGATGCTAGAGTTGGTAACATTGAGGAGTTATTAAAGAGTGAATTTGCGAAGAAGATTGAAGAGGTCATCAAAGCCCTTTAA
- the hypA gene encoding hydrogenase nickel incorporation protein HypA, with amino-acid sequence MHEWALADGIVRTAIEFAKQHGKEKILGLRIVLGELQDVNQEILEFAINEIKRGTIAEGAELEFVTEEAEFKCRNCETEWKLKDVKGGFDERIKEDIHFIPEVVHAFLACPKCGSRDFEVTKGRGVYLAAIKVEGDEE; translated from the coding sequence ATGCACGAATGGGCACTTGCCGATGGAATAGTTAGAACCGCTATTGAGTTTGCGAAGCAGCATGGAAAAGAAAAGATTCTCGGTTTAAGGATAGTCCTTGGAGAACTCCAAGATGTTAATCAAGAGATTTTGGAATTTGCTATCAACGAGATAAAGAGGGGAACTATTGCAGAAGGAGCAGAACTAGAATTTGTTACTGAAGAGGCCGAGTTTAAGTGTAGAAACTGTGAAACCGAATGGAAACTCAAAGATGTAAAGGGCGGATTTGACGAGAGAATAAAGGAGGATATTCATTTCATACCAGAAGTTGTTCACGCGTTCTTAGCCTGTCCGAAATGTGGGAGCAGAGACTTTGAGGTTACAAAGGGAAGGGGAGTTTATCTAGCAGCAATAAAAGTTGAGGGTGATGAGGAGTGA